From the genome of Bremerella cremea:
GCGTCGAGTTAGAGAGTCCTACATTCTACCGGGGAAAGGCAGTGCGACGTACCTGTTGAAGGCCGATGACGACTTTGGTCGAAACTGAATGTCCGCACTTCGGGCAGACTGCATCAACCTCAAATCCTGCTGACCAATCGGGATTTCAATAAGGCGTTTTTGAGCGATCGAGAATGAACGATGTAGCTTCGCCTTTGCATCTTTTGCATTGAGATCAATGGACAACTCTTTCAACCTCGTACTCGCGAGCTCTTCAACCCAAATTTCGTTGGTGGACTGGTCTTGAAAAACAAACGAGTAGCTTTGATCATGCACATCGCACGTGTCACCGAAAGCTTCGCTCTTGTAGTCGCACAGGGGACACTTCACGGCAATCGCATTCAAACCCACGGAATGATTGTTGCACCTGGCCTCACCCAAGGCAAATGCGGGCCATGATGGCTAGCATCTTCATCGCTCGGAGTCGGCGAATGTCGTGAATCTTGTTTGGGCATGGATGGTAATGATTACAAAGCTTCCGGAAGGTTTTACCGTTTTTCAAAATCTTGAAGATCCCCGCGCCGAAGGCGGCAACAAGCAGCACTCGCTCTTTGACATTCTCTTCATCACACTATGTGCGACGGTGGCTGGGTGCGAGACCTACACGGAAGTCGAGCAGTTTGCCGACGAGCGGCACGACTGGTTTCGCAAGTTTTTGCGACTCGAAAACGGCATCCCTTCGCACGATACGATCGGCCGGGTGCTG
Proteins encoded in this window:
- a CDS encoding ISAs1 family transposase; translation: MITKLPEGFTVFQNLEDPRAEGGNKQHSLFDILFITLCATVAGCETYTEVEQFADERHDWFRKFLRLENGIPSHDTIGRVLAALDSHSFQACLHDWIDHLCLDLRGQGVHIDGKTLRHSFDTATNRQALHMVSAWSSGLQVCLGQIATEEKS